The following nucleotide sequence is from Pleurodeles waltl isolate 20211129_DDA chromosome 8, aPleWal1.hap1.20221129, whole genome shotgun sequence.
GTGCATTTGCGTGTAACACGCCAAACGTGTCAGATGTGCAGCTCTCTTCTTGACAATGACCAAGCGGTAAACATGATGGTTTCCTCCTGTGACGAGCCATGCTCCACAACAAAGACATTTTTCTGATGGGCGGGTCTAGCACAATATACCTACTCACATATTCGCTACTTTACGTATTTTGCACCTCTATCCTTAAATAATCAATGCTTGGAGTTCACACTCGTGTCTAACGAGCGAGAAGCTGCTGCGTCTCCGAACATAAGACCATCTTTTTCTAGAGCACCTGACGTGCAATGCGCTGCATGCTATGGGAGCAACCCTCCCCGCAAGGAGGGAGACGCGGCACAAATGGGCAGGCAGCGGCCAACATCTCCTATTATATAATCTCTTTAGTGGGAGGGGAGAGGGTTTGTGTGATATCACGGGAGGAGTGGGGCGTGCGTGTGTTGGATAGCCGGGGTCCTTTTGGAACGGATGACAGTACCCCTGGCCTGACGAAAGCACGCGCGCTCTTTTTTGGTTTCCATGGAGACGCCCAGGAGCTCGAGCTGCTGCTTCCATTGAACCGAGGAGCATCatcagcaccagcagctgcagcagggcgAGCCGTCCGCGCGCCGCTTCAACGGCCGCGCACGGCGGTAAATAACGGCAGCTGCGCGAGGCGCGGGCCATGGACCTGCAGGACTGCGGCGCTGAGAACTCGGAGACGCCAACGGGCAAAATGAACCGCACCGCATTCAAGCTCTTCGTCAAGCGCAAGTCGGGCAGCGCAATGCCAAGCATCTTTGGGGTACGAAGCAAAGGCGAGGCAGCCAAAGGCAGAGGTCTTCCCAGAAGTCAAACGCACGACGGGCTGGCCGCTGAGGCCGCAGCAGGGTTGGAAAGCAGTAAAAAGGAAGAAAGCTCCCATACCGAAACGCGTCCTGGTGTTAGCGATGACACCAAGCCTGTCTCTGCACCAAAGACTCACGGCTTTTTCTCCCTGCTACGGAAGGGCGGCGGGGGAAAGAGTGAACCGGGGCCACAACAGCCGCCGTCGGAGAGTAAGGCCGGTAAACAAAGGCGCGGGGGGTTGAGGGGGCTTCTAAGCGGCATGCAGCGCTGGCGGCGGGGCTTCGAGCCGCCCCCGGTGGAGCCGCTCAGTGCTTCCCTGACCGCCAGTATGGAACGgatccccgaggagcccccgccgCCGCCGCTCCCCGAGGAAGAGCCGAGGGAGGCCGAGGACGACGAATCTCCGCTCTCTTCGCTGCACATTGAGGACATCATCCAGGAGGCGGAAGGCCGTGCAggcgaggaggaggaagaggagacgtTTTGCCAGGGCCCCGAGGACGAGGAGGCGCCCCTGGAGGAGCAGCGAGGCCCCGCGGATGACGAAGGCGCCCTGGCGGAGGCTTCCGCGGAGGAACCTCCACCTGCCCCTGTGCACACCCGGGTCCCCCTGGCCGCCCTGGAACCGCCTCACGCCGAGCTGACGGCAGAGCGcgcagggctgctgttcacagacGCGGCGTCGCTCAAGAGCTTCGACTCGCTGACTGGTTGCGGGGACATCACTGCGGAGCCCGAGGAGGAACGGTCGGGAGAGCCCGAGGTTGGGGTCGTAGAGGAAGAAGAGCCCCCTCCACAGGAGCCACTTGCCCCTGAGACAGTCCCTATCGAGCAGCCGCCGCCCCTCCTGATCTATCAGGGCGGCGGTGAGGAAATGGCCAGTCCCGAGGGCGTCGACGACCCCGAGCTGCAAGACTTCTGGCAGGGGCTGCCCCGGCCACAAGAACACGAGGCACCTGCCATTGACTGCCCCCCTCTTTCAACAGAGGACAGGTCGTCTCCTAAGGGCTCCCCCAGCCCCACAGAGGACCCGGCAACCCCAGAGCTGGTCAGCCCCAGACACCTAGAGGAGGAGAGGGTGTCTAGGGGGAGCTGCAGCGGAGAGGCCCTTTATAACCTCTCCCCGGAGCCCAGGGAAGAGCGGGCCCTGCCTGAGCATACCATCACCCCCGTCACCCTTACCAAATCCCTGTCACCGGTCACAGCCACATGCCCCCTCAAAGCCACCACGGGAGGGGGTGCCAAAGATTCCAGGATTCCTGTCAGCCGGAAGCACCTGCCAGTGCACTGCCCGCAGCCCGCCCAACAGCCGCCCAGTAAAAGTGAGATCCCCAGAACAAAAATTCCCGTATCCAAGGTGCTGGTGCGCAGGGTCAGTAATAAAGTCTTAACTGGCACAACCTATAAAACTTCAACTCTCCAGGACACTGGTAAAAAGTAGACCTTAGGTCAAATTTGACTGCTTTGCAGAGCCATCAAATAAGAAAGAGCTACACTTGAAAAGTTTGCCCCACGAAGGTTCTGGTAACTAAAACAGAAAGCATGATTTGGGGCCCACAGGTTATTCTTGTCCTAAACCTAAATATGGGCAGCTAAGCACTTTTTTCATTCTGAAAGCACTGAACCTTTTGAGATCCCGGTCACAGCCCTATGCCAGAATGACCAATCTGTTGGTTTGTCAAGAGCTCACAATTGTATTCCAGTTAAAAGTTACAACACGATGAGTTGCATAGACTTGTTCTCTGTTTTTCGTTTGTTGGTTTGTTGACACGTAAATGACTACAGGCTCTAACAAGCTCTAAAACAAGACTGGCCGACGAACAACTGTGAGAAGTATTTGCACTCTGGAAAGAGAGGTGCAGTTATCTAACTGCACGATGTCTTTTTTTGAACAGGGACTAGTTGGCAAAAGATTCAGATCCATAAGTTTACTATTTGTCCCGATTGCCTAATCCGGATCAGGGAAGCATTACTACTTTCAAACGTATTTCTTGAATAGTTTTATACAGACACTTTTCCACCATAATTTGCAGTAGAAACGTGGTTTACATTTTCACACGTTGTATGGAAAAAATATAACATTGTATGACTAGAATCCACTTCACTTTTAAATGGTGTCTCTGAAGCTGTTTGCAAACTCATTATTGTGTGACATCACTAATGCACTCCTCTTTGCCACACGATTTACGTTCATTTTTTACACTTCGTTCTGTAGAGAATTGTGATCACACCCACCCATGTAGTGTTTGAAAGTAATAATATTAATTAAAACAGAATATGCAAGAACGTTTTAAATGGCAACAGCAAAGTAAGTCTGAGTCATTGCTTATGGACCCCAGCAGGTGTCAGCTGTTCTTGATAACCATTCTTTATAATTTCAGTTACACTTATCGTTAAAGCAATCCTGTTTAAGGGTACATGCATGTTGAGTTGAGACGGAAAGAGTATGTGTCGTGAGAGTTGAGGTGCACGTTATATCGTCTATGTACTGTGGTGTCTTAACATCTacagtctacacaaatgaccacataTATTCTGAGGACATGGGTTGTATGGTGAGCCACATAGTTTTACATCCTTGTACAACACAATTTTTAAcattggaacttttttttttttattgatttttttttgtgccctTTCTTGTGCTAGACATCTTGTAACCCGACTTTTGTACTCTGAAAATGGGTTATATTTATTTAACCCGATGATATACGATAATCAATCACCTACCAACTAC
It contains:
- the AMER2 gene encoding APC membrane recruitment protein 2 — protein: MDLQDCGAENSETPTGKMNRTAFKLFVKRKSGSAMPSIFGVRSKGEAAKGRGLPRSQTHDGLAAEAAAGLESSKKEESSHTETRPGVSDDTKPVSAPKTHGFFSLLRKGGGGKSEPGPQQPPSESKAGKQRRGGLRGLLSGMQRWRRGFEPPPVEPLSASLTASMERIPEEPPPPPLPEEEPREAEDDESPLSSLHIEDIIQEAEGRAGEEEEEETFCQGPEDEEAPLEEQRGPADDEGALAEASAEEPPPAPVHTRVPLAALEPPHAELTAERAGLLFTDAASLKSFDSLTGCGDITAEPEEERSGEPEVGVVEEEEPPPQEPLAPETVPIEQPPPLLIYQGGGEEMASPEGVDDPELQDFWQGLPRPQEHEAPAIDCPPLSTEDRSSPKGSPSPTEDPATPELVSPRHLEEERVSRGSCSGEALYNLSPEPREERALPEHTITPVTLTKSLSPVTATCPLKATTGGGAKDSRIPVSRKHLPVHCPQPAQQPPSKSEIPRTKIPVSKVLVRRVSNKVLTGTTYKTSTLQDTGKK